A genome region from Brachymonas denitrificans includes the following:
- the rpsG gene encoding 30S ribosomal protein S7 — translation MPRRREVPKREILPDPKFGNVELSKFMNVIMEGGKKAVAERIIYGALDIMEQKSGKEPLELFITAINNVKPMVEVKSRRVGGANYQVPVEVRPVRRLALSMRWIKDAARKRGEKSMAQRLANEMLEANEGRGGAMKKRDEVHRMAEANKAFSHFRF, via the coding sequence ATGCCACGTCGTCGTGAAGTCCCTAAACGTGAAATCCTGCCGGATCCCAAGTTCGGCAATGTCGAGCTGTCCAAATTTATGAACGTGATCATGGAAGGCGGCAAGAAGGCGGTCGCAGAGCGCATCATCTATGGCGCCCTGGACATCATGGAACAGAAATCCGGCAAGGAGCCGCTGGAGCTGTTCATCACCGCCATCAACAACGTCAAGCCGATGGTGGAAGTGAAATCCCGCCGCGTCGGTGGCGCCAACTACCAGGTGCCCGTGGAAGTGCGCCCGGTCCGTCGCCTGGCCCTGTCCATGCGCTGGATCAAGGACGCTGCCCGCAAGCGTGGCGAAAAATCCATGGCACAGCGTCTGGCCAACGAGATGCTGGAAGCCAACGAAGGCCGTGGCGGCGCCATGAAGAAGCGTGACGAAGTGCACCGCATGGCCGAAGCCAACAAGGCGTTCTCGCACTTCCGCTTCTGA
- a CDS encoding D-alanyl-D-alanine carboxypeptidase family protein encodes MLSSAPVLAQKAPATRAVQTQPAASAPAAPVAAVQPGFPAPPDIAARGYLLVDITAGNQVLAAKDMDAPMEPASLTKLMTAYIVFDALKSHKITLDQTFGVSTKAWKMPGSRMFIDPKMQVRVEDLVKGMIVQSGNDATMALAEGLAGSEEAFVQKMNDTAKALGMTHTGYRNPEGLTADGHITTARDMAILSTRLMSDFPEYVGYYATKEYAYPGTPASNGTNRNTLLFRDPTVDGLKTGHTDAAGYNLIATAKRPFPNLPEGRRLLAIVFGTASENARANETQKLLNWGYTAFEGIQLFGADQAAVKARIWKGDQREVGLGRHQAITVAVPAGKAQQLTTQVERPDPLVAPVAKDQAVGTLKVMLEGQPINTVQLLALEAVPQAGFFGRLWDSLRMWFGSLF; translated from the coding sequence ATGCTGTCTTCCGCGCCCGTGCTGGCGCAAAAGGCGCCTGCCACCCGGGCCGTCCAGACCCAGCCGGCGGCTTCCGCCCCGGCAGCCCCGGTGGCAGCCGTGCAGCCCGGCTTCCCGGCCCCGCCCGACATCGCCGCGCGCGGCTACCTGCTGGTCGATATCACTGCCGGCAACCAGGTGCTCGCCGCCAAGGACATGGACGCTCCCATGGAGCCCGCCTCGCTGACCAAGCTGATGACGGCCTACATCGTGTTCGATGCGCTCAAGAGCCACAAGATCACGCTCGACCAGACCTTCGGCGTCAGCACCAAGGCCTGGAAGATGCCCGGCTCGCGCATGTTCATCGACCCCAAGATGCAGGTACGTGTCGAGGACCTGGTCAAGGGCATGATCGTGCAGTCCGGCAATGATGCGACCATGGCGCTGGCCGAGGGCCTGGCCGGCAGCGAGGAAGCCTTCGTGCAGAAGATGAACGACACGGCCAAGGCGCTCGGCATGACGCACACCGGCTACCGCAACCCCGAAGGGCTGACGGCCGACGGCCACATCACCACGGCGCGCGACATGGCCATCCTGTCCACGCGCCTGATGAGCGACTTCCCCGAATACGTGGGCTACTACGCCACCAAGGAATACGCCTATCCCGGCACCCCGGCCTCCAACGGCACCAACCGCAACACCCTGCTGTTCCGCGATCCCACCGTCGACGGCCTCAAGACCGGCCACACCGATGCCGCCGGCTACAACCTGATTGCCACCGCCAAACGTCCGTTCCCCAACCTGCCCGAAGGCCGCCGCCTGCTGGCCATCGTGTTCGGCACGGCCAGCGAGAATGCCCGCGCCAACGAAACGCAGAAGCTGCTGAACTGGGGCTACACCGCCTTCGAGGGCATCCAGCTGTTCGGCGCCGACCAGGCCGCCGTCAAGGCCCGCATCTGGAAGGGCGACCAGCGCGAGGTCGGCCTGGGCCGCCACCAGGCCATCACCGTCGCGGTGCCGGCCGGCAAGGCGCAGCAGCTCACCACCCAGGTCGAGCGTCCCGATCCGCTCGTCGCCCCGGTCGCCAAGGACCAGGCAGTCGGCACGCTCAAGGTCATGCTGGAAGGCCAGCCGATCAACACCGTGCAGCTGCTGGCGCTCGAGGCGGTGCCGCAGGCCGGCTTTTTCGGCCGCCTCTGGGACAGCCTGCGCATGTGGTTCGGCAGCCTGTTCTGA
- the rplW gene encoding 50S ribosomal protein L23 produces the protein MSANKFDEGRLMAVLVAPVVSEKATLVAEKSNAVTFKVLQDATKPEIKAAVELLFKVEVTGVSVVNTKGKVKRFGRSIGRRNNVRKAYVTLKEGSELNLSGEAA, from the coding sequence ATGAGCGCCAACAAGTTTGACGAAGGCCGTCTGATGGCCGTCCTCGTGGCTCCCGTCGTGTCCGAAAAGGCCACCCTGGTTGCCGAGAAGTCCAACGCTGTCACCTTCAAGGTGCTGCAGGACGCTACCAAGCCCGAAATCAAGGCCGCTGTTGAACTGCTGTTCAAGGTCGAGGTGACTGGCGTTTCCGTGGTCAACACCAAGGGCAAGGTCAAGCGCTTTGGCCGTTCCATCGGCCGTCGCAACAACGTGCGCAAGGCCTATGTGACGCTGAAGGAAGGCTCTGAACTGAACCTGTCCGGGGAGGCTGCTTAA
- a CDS encoding VanZ family protein, which produces MAPSTQPSTHKPISHPPASSTAWPLAAAWLALIIYASLFPFRGWHDRGVGCWEFVAAPLPHYWTWFDIIGNVLAYLPLGFLLTLGLLRDGQDTLRRWSVPLVLLAATLLSLTMESLQCWLPNRIQSNLDTLLNAGGALLGALAARGIDRLGAVGRWSVLRARWFTPDARGAMVLLVLWPCALLYPLEVPFGLGQVLERAELWLASWLAGTPFLEWLPLRAIEFQPMLPGIELMVMTLGLWIPSLLAYAIIPSRRLRVVALLGCLLAGLGATALAQQLAFGPELAAEWPPGLLERAVPVAVVLGLASLWLPRRVLWLLALLALIAQLQVVNDAAVSVYYRWAVENWMQRSFIRLYGLTQWLGWLWPYAALAYVMVRLVRRPAAIPASPPAHGA; this is translated from the coding sequence ATGGCACCTTCCACCCAGCCTTCCACCCACAAGCCCATCTCCCATCCCCCGGCCAGCAGCACGGCCTGGCCGCTGGCGGCTGCCTGGCTGGCGCTGATCATCTACGCCTCGCTGTTCCCGTTCCGGGGCTGGCACGACCGTGGCGTCGGCTGCTGGGAATTCGTCGCCGCGCCGCTGCCGCACTACTGGACCTGGTTCGACATCATCGGCAACGTGCTGGCCTACCTGCCGCTCGGCTTCCTGCTCACGCTCGGCCTGCTGCGCGATGGGCAGGACACGCTGCGCCGCTGGAGCGTGCCGCTGGTGCTGCTCGCGGCCACGCTGCTCTCGCTGACCATGGAGAGCCTGCAATGCTGGCTGCCCAACCGCATCCAGTCCAACCTCGATACCCTGCTCAACGCCGGTGGTGCGCTGCTGGGCGCACTGGCCGCCCGCGGCATCGACCGCCTCGGCGCCGTCGGCCGCTGGAGCGTGCTGCGTGCCCGCTGGTTCACCCCCGATGCCCGCGGTGCCATGGTGCTGCTGGTGCTCTGGCCCTGTGCCTTGCTTTATCCGTTGGAAGTCCCGTTCGGCCTGGGCCAGGTGCTCGAGCGTGCTGAACTGTGGCTCGCCAGCTGGCTGGCCGGCACGCCGTTCCTCGAATGGCTGCCTTTGCGTGCCATCGAATTCCAGCCCATGCTGCCCGGCATCGAGCTGATGGTGATGACGCTGGGCCTGTGGATTCCCAGCCTGCTGGCCTACGCCATCATCCCTTCGCGCCGCCTGCGCGTGGTGGCGCTGCTCGGTTGCCTGCTGGCAGGGCTGGGCGCGACCGCCCTGGCGCAACAGCTCGCATTCGGCCCCGAACTGGCGGCAGAATGGCCGCCGGGCCTGCTCGAGCGCGCCGTTCCCGTTGCCGTGGTGCTGGGTCTGGCCTCGCTCTGGCTGCCGCGTCGCGTGCTCTGGCTGCTGGCCTTGCTGGCACTGATTGCCCAGCTGCAGGTCGTCAACGATGCCGCGGTCTCCGTCTACTACCGCTGGGCCGTCGAGAACTGGATGCAGCGCAGCTTCATCCGCCTCTACGGCCTCACGCAGTGGCTCGGCTGGCTCTGGCCCTATGCGGCGCTGGCCTACGTCATGGTGCGGCTGGTGCGCCGCCCCGCTGCAATCCCCGCATCCCCGCCAGCGCATGGCGCTTGA
- a CDS encoding (2Fe-2S) ferredoxin domain-containing protein has translation MNDSPAQTADAPDPAAPASYFQRHVFFCLNKRENGEACCADHNADAMFTYCKEQAKQQGLSGPGKVRINKAGCLDRCSAGPVAVVYPEAVWYTYVDQADIDEIIESHLKNGKVVERLLVPPEAGR, from the coding sequence ATGAACGATTCCCCTGCCCAGACTGCCGACGCGCCGGATCCGGCAGCGCCCGCGTCCTACTTTCAGCGCCACGTCTTCTTCTGCCTCAACAAGCGCGAGAACGGCGAGGCCTGCTGTGCCGACCACAATGCCGACGCCATGTTCACCTACTGCAAGGAGCAGGCGAAGCAGCAGGGCCTGAGCGGCCCCGGCAAGGTCCGCATCAACAAGGCAGGCTGTCTGGACCGCTGCTCGGCCGGCCCGGTTGCCGTGGTCTACCCCGAAGCCGTCTGGTACACCTATGTCGACCAGGCCGACATCGACGAAATCATCGAGTCGCACCTGAAGAACGGCAAGGTCGTGGAGCGCCTGCTGGTGCCGCCCGAAGCCGGTCGCTGA
- the rplD gene encoding 50S ribosomal protein L4: protein MQIELLNDQGQSASKVDAQDTVFGRAYNEDLVHQIVVAYQANARQGTRQQKDRAEVKHSTKKPFRQKGTGNARAGMTSSPIWRGGGRAFPNSPEENFSQKVNKKMYRAGMAVILSQLVRDGRLSVVDSMKVDSPKTKGLAAKFKAMNLDSVLVITDEVDENLYLASRNLGNVLVVEPRYVDPLSLVYYKKVLVTKPALDKLQEMFA from the coding sequence ATGCAAATCGAACTCCTGAATGACCAGGGCCAGTCCGCATCCAAGGTGGATGCACAGGACACCGTGTTCGGCCGTGCCTACAACGAAGACCTGGTGCACCAGATCGTCGTTGCCTACCAGGCCAACGCCCGTCAGGGTACGCGTCAGCAGAAAGACCGTGCCGAAGTCAAGCACAGCACGAAGAAGCCGTTCCGCCAGAAGGGCACCGGCAACGCACGTGCCGGTATGACGTCTTCCCCGATCTGGCGTGGAGGCGGTCGCGCTTTCCCGAACAGCCCGGAAGAAAACTTCAGCCAGAAGGTCAACAAGAAGATGTACCGCGCCGGCATGGCCGTGATCCTGTCGCAGCTGGTGCGCGACGGTCGCCTGTCCGTGGTCGACTCCATGAAAGTGGACAGCCCCAAGACCAAGGGTCTGGCTGCCAAGTTCAAGGCCATGAATCTGGATTCCGTACTGGTGATCACCGACGAAGTCGATGAGAACCTGTACCTGGCTAGCCGCAACCTGGGCAATGTGCTGGTTGTGGAGCCGCGTTACGTCGATCCGCTGTCCCTGGTGTACTACAAGAAAGTGCTGGTCACCAAGCCCGCCCTCGACAAACTGCAGGAGATGTTCGCATGA
- a CDS encoding alpha/beta hydrolase: MNAQTEALQLQGAAGAIEALRDQPEGTPRGVAVISHPHPLFGGSMTNKVVQTLARAFVQDGWIAVRYNFRGVGASAGTHDEGRGEADDLMQVIDQVAPQGALALAGFSFGAFVTSHGAARLQQQGRHLDQLVLVGTAASRFTVAPVAAELQPRTLVVHGETDDVVPLASVLDWARPQSLPVTVVPGVGHFFHGQLPLLKNIVLHHLHAAP; this comes from the coding sequence ATGAATGCCCAGACCGAAGCCCTGCAGTTGCAGGGCGCCGCCGGCGCCATCGAGGCGCTGCGCGACCAGCCCGAAGGCACGCCGCGCGGCGTCGCCGTCATCTCGCATCCGCACCCCCTGTTCGGCGGCAGCATGACCAACAAGGTGGTGCAGACCCTGGCCCGCGCCTTCGTGCAGGATGGCTGGATCGCGGTGCGCTACAACTTCCGCGGCGTCGGCGCCAGCGCCGGCACGCACGACGAAGGCCGTGGCGAAGCGGACGACCTGATGCAGGTCATCGATCAGGTGGCGCCCCAGGGTGCGCTGGCGCTGGCCGGCTTCTCCTTCGGCGCCTTCGTCACCAGCCATGGCGCCGCCCGCCTGCAGCAGCAGGGCCGCCACCTCGACCAGCTGGTGCTGGTCGGCACTGCCGCCAGCCGCTTCACGGTGGCGCCGGTCGCCGCCGAACTGCAGCCGCGCACCCTGGTGGTGCACGGCGAAACCGATGACGTGGTCCCGCTCGCCTCGGTGCTCGACTGGGCCCGCCCGCAGTCACTTCCTGTCACAGTTGTGCCCGGAGTCGGTCATTTCTTTCATGGACAATTGCCGCTGCTGAAGAACATCGTGCTACATCATTTGCACGCCGCGCCCTGA
- the rpsL gene encoding 30S ribosomal protein S12, which produces MPTINQLVRQGRTVEVIKSKSPAMENCPQRRGVCTRVYTTTPKKPNSAMRKVAKVRLTNGFEVISYIGGEGHNLQEHSVVLVRGGRVKDLPGVRYHIVRGSLDLQGVKDRKQARSKYGAKRPKKA; this is translated from the coding sequence GTGCCAACCATCAACCAGCTCGTGCGTCAGGGACGCACGGTCGAAGTCATCAAGTCCAAGAGCCCTGCGATGGAAAACTGCCCGCAGCGCCGTGGTGTGTGCACCCGTGTGTACACCACCACTCCCAAGAAGCCGAACTCGGCCATGCGCAAGGTTGCCAAGGTGCGCCTGACCAACGGCTTCGAAGTCATCTCCTACATCGGTGGTGAAGGCCACAACCTGCAGGAACACTCCGTGGTGCTGGTGCGCGGCGGCCGTGTGAAAGACTTGCCGGGTGTGCGTTACCACATCGTGCGCGGTTCGCTGGACCTGCAGGGTGTGAAAGACCGCAAGCAGGCGCGTTCCAAGTACGGCGCCAAGCGTCCCAAGAAGGCCTGA
- the tuf gene encoding elongation factor Tu produces the protein MAKEKFERTKPHVNVGTIGHVDHGKTTLTAAIATVLSKKFGGEAKDYSQIDNAPEEKARGITINTSHVEYETANRHYAHVDCPGHADYVKNMITGAAQMDGAILVCSAADGPMPQTREHILLSRQVGVPYIIVFLNKCDMVDDAELLELVEMEVRELLSKYDFPGDDTPIIKGSAKLALEGDTGELGEGAIMQLAEALDSYIPAPERAVDGAFLMPVEDVFSISGRGTVVTGRVERGIIKVGEEIEIVGIKETQKTTCTGVEMFRKLLDQGQAGDNVGILLRGTKREDVERGQVLCKPGSIKPHTHFTAEVYVLSKDEGGRHTPFFNNYRPQFYFRTTDVTGAIELPADKEMVMPGDNVSITVKLIAPIAMEEGLRFAIREGGRTVGAGVVAKIIA, from the coding sequence ATGGCCAAGGAAAAGTTTGAACGGACCAAGCCGCACGTGAACGTCGGCACGATCGGTCACGTGGACCACGGCAAGACCACTCTGACTGCGGCAATCGCCACGGTGCTGTCCAAGAAGTTCGGCGGCGAAGCCAAGGACTACAGCCAGATCGACAACGCGCCTGAAGAGAAGGCCCGCGGCATTACCATCAACACCTCGCACGTCGAGTACGAGACGGCCAACCGCCACTACGCGCACGTTGACTGCCCCGGCCACGCCGATTACGTGAAGAACATGATTACCGGTGCTGCCCAGATGGACGGCGCCATCCTGGTGTGCTCCGCCGCTGACGGCCCGATGCCACAGACGCGTGAACACATCCTGCTGAGCCGCCAGGTGGGCGTGCCCTACATCATCGTGTTCCTGAACAAGTGCGACATGGTCGATGACGCCGAGCTGCTGGAACTGGTCGAGATGGAAGTGCGCGAACTGCTGAGCAAGTACGACTTCCCCGGCGACGACACCCCGATCATCAAGGGTTCCGCCAAGCTGGCGCTGGAAGGCGACACGGGCGAGCTGGGCGAAGGCGCCATCATGCAGCTGGCCGAGGCGCTGGACTCCTACATCCCTGCTCCCGAGCGTGCTGTTGACGGCGCGTTCCTGATGCCGGTGGAAGACGTGTTCTCCATCTCCGGCCGCGGTACCGTGGTGACCGGTCGCGTCGAGCGCGGCATCATCAAGGTCGGCGAGGAAATCGAGATCGTCGGTATCAAGGAAACCCAGAAGACGACCTGCACGGGCGTGGAAATGTTCCGCAAGCTGCTGGACCAGGGCCAGGCTGGCGACAACGTCGGTATCCTGCTGCGCGGCACCAAGCGTGAAGACGTCGAGCGCGGCCAGGTGCTGTGCAAGCCGGGCTCCATCAAGCCGCACACGCACTTCACCGCCGAGGTGTACGTGCTCTCCAAGGACGAAGGTGGCCGTCACACGCCGTTCTTCAACAACTACCGTCCCCAGTTCTACTTCCGTACCACGGACGTGACCGGCGCGATCGAGCTGCCGGCCGACAAGGAAATGGTGATGCCGGGTGACAACGTGTCGATCACCGTGAAGCTGATCGCCCCGATCGCCATGGAAGAAGGTCTGCGCTTCGCCATCCGCGAAGGCGGCCGTACCGTCGGCGCCGGCGTTGTTGCCAAGATCATTGCCTAA
- the rpsJ gene encoding 30S ribosomal protein S10, with protein MSKQKIRIRLKAFDYKLIDQSAAEIVDTAKRTGAIVKGPVPLPTRMKRFDILRSPHVNKSSRDQFEIRTHQRLMDIVDPTDKTVDALMKLDLPAGVDVEIKLQ; from the coding sequence ATGTCCAAGCAAAAAATCCGCATCCGTCTGAAAGCCTTCGATTACAAGCTGATCGACCAGTCCGCAGCCGAAATCGTTGACACTGCCAAGCGCACCGGCGCCATCGTCAAGGGTCCCGTGCCCCTGCCGACGCGCATGAAGCGTTTCGACATCCTGCGTTCCCCGCACGTCAACAAGAGCAGCCGCGACCAGTTCGAAATCCGCACGCACCAGCGTCTGATGGACATCGTCGACCCGACCGACAAGACGGTCGACGCCCTGATGAAGCTGGACCTGCCGGCTGGCGTGGACGTCGAGATCAAGCTGCAGTAA
- the rplB gene encoding 50S ribosomal protein L2: MAVIQIKPTSAGRRHAVKVTRDHLHKGSGYAPLLEPQFQKAGRNHNGHITVRHKGGGHRHHYRVVDFVRNDKDGIPAKVERIEYDPNRTAHIALVVYADGERRYHIAPRNLEVGASIVSGSEAPIRVGNTLPIRNIPVGSTIHCIELKPGKGAQIARSAGTYATLLAREGVYAQVRMRSGEVRKIHIECRATIGEVANGEHSLRQLGKAGAKRWMGIRPTVRGVAMNPIDHPHGGGEGRTGTGKAPVDPWGNLTKGYRTRNNRRTQSMIVSRRKK; this comes from the coding sequence ATGGCTGTTATCCAGATCAAACCGACTTCCGCTGGCCGTCGCCATGCCGTGAAGGTCACCCGTGACCACCTGCACAAGGGTTCCGGTTACGCCCCCCTGCTGGAACCCCAGTTCCAGAAGGCCGGCCGCAACCACAATGGTCACATCACCGTGCGCCACAAGGGCGGCGGTCACCGTCACCACTACCGCGTGGTCGATTTCGTGCGCAACGACAAGGACGGCATCCCGGCCAAGGTCGAGCGTATCGAATACGATCCGAACCGTACCGCGCACATCGCGCTGGTGGTCTACGCCGATGGCGAGCGCCGCTACCACATTGCTCCGCGCAACCTGGAAGTGGGCGCCAGCATAGTGAGCGGCTCCGAAGCGCCGATCCGCGTGGGCAACACCCTGCCGATCCGCAACATTCCGGTCGGTTCCACGATCCACTGCATCGAGCTCAAGCCGGGCAAGGGCGCGCAAATCGCACGTTCCGCCGGTACTTACGCCACGCTGCTGGCCCGTGAAGGCGTCTACGCCCAGGTCCGCATGCGCTCCGGCGAAGTGCGCAAGATCCACATCGAGTGCCGCGCCACCATTGGTGAAGTGGCCAACGGTGAACACAGCCTGCGTCAGCTGGGCAAGGCCGGTGCCAAGCGCTGGATGGGTATCCGCCCGACCGTGCGTGGCGTGGCCATGAACCCGATCGACCACCCGCACGGTGGTGGTGAGGGCCGTACCGGCACCGGCAAGGCGCCTGTCGACCCGTGGGGCAACCTGACCAAGGGTTATCGTACGCGTAACAACCGCCGCACGCAGTCCATGATTGTGTCGCGTCGCAAGAAATAA
- the fusA gene encoding elongation factor G, giving the protein MARKTPIERYRNIGISAHIDAGKTTTSERILFYTGVTHKLGEVHDGAATTDWMEQEQERGITITSSAVTCFWKGMDLSRPEHRINIIDTPGHVDFTIEVERSMRVLDGACMVYCAVGGVQPQSETVWRQANKHKVPRLAFVNKMDRTGANFFKVVDQMKLRLKANPVPIVVPIGAEDNFQGVVDLIKMKAIIWDDASQGMKFEYKDIPADLVDTANEWREKMVESAAEASEELMNKYLEEGDLSEEDIITGLRQRTIATEIQPMLCGTAFKNKGVQRMLDAVLDFLPSPKDIPPVAGTDEDENPITREADDNEKFSALAFKLMTDPFVGQLTFVRVYSGVLNKGDTVLNSVKGKKERIGRIVQMHANERQEIEEIRAGDIAACVGLKDVTTGETLCDPANPVVLERMVFPEPVIAQAVEPKTKSDQEKMGIALSRLAAEDPSFRVRTDEESGQTIIAGMGELHLEIIVDRMKREFNVEANVGKPQVAYRETIRKSVSDVEGKFVRQSGGKGQYGHVVFRIEPNEQGKGFEFLDEIKGGVVPREYIPAVQKGVEEALNAGVLAGYPVVDVKVALTFGSYHDVDSSEQAFKMAAIFGFKEGCKKANPVILEPMMAVEVETPEEYAGTVMGDLSSKRGMVQGMDDMVGGGKAIKAEVPLSEMFGYATSLRSMTQGRANYTMEFKQYAEAPRNVSEAIIAARAK; this is encoded by the coding sequence ATGGCTCGCAAGACCCCCATCGAGCGCTACCGCAACATCGGTATTTCTGCGCACATTGACGCTGGCAAAACCACTACGTCCGAGCGTATCCTGTTCTACACCGGCGTGACCCACAAGCTGGGCGAAGTGCACGACGGCGCGGCCACCACCGACTGGATGGAGCAGGAACAGGAGCGCGGCATCACGATCACCTCGTCTGCCGTGACCTGCTTCTGGAAGGGCATGGACCTGTCCCGCCCCGAGCACCGCATCAACATCATCGACACCCCCGGCCACGTGGACTTCACCATCGAGGTGGAGCGTTCCATGCGCGTGCTGGATGGCGCCTGCATGGTCTACTGTGCCGTGGGTGGCGTGCAGCCCCAGTCCGAAACCGTCTGGCGCCAGGCCAACAAGCACAAGGTGCCGCGTCTGGCCTTCGTGAACAAGATGGACCGTACCGGCGCCAACTTCTTCAAGGTCGTCGACCAGATGAAGCTGCGCCTGAAGGCCAACCCCGTGCCGATCGTCGTGCCGATCGGTGCCGAAGACAACTTCCAGGGCGTGGTCGACCTGATCAAGATGAAGGCCATCATTTGGGACGACGCTTCCCAGGGCATGAAGTTCGAATACAAGGACATCCCGGCTGACCTGGTCGACACCGCCAACGAGTGGCGCGAGAAGATGGTCGAGTCCGCTGCCGAAGCCAGCGAAGAGCTGATGAACAAGTACCTGGAAGAGGGTGACCTGAGCGAAGAGGACATCATCACCGGTCTGCGTCAGCGTACCATCGCCACCGAAATCCAGCCCATGCTGTGCGGTACCGCGTTCAAGAACAAGGGTGTGCAGCGCATGCTGGACGCCGTGCTCGACTTCCTGCCCTCTCCGAAGGACATCCCGCCGGTCGCAGGTACCGACGAGGACGAGAACCCGATCACGCGTGAAGCCGACGACAACGAGAAGTTCTCCGCGCTGGCATTCAAGCTGATGACCGACCCCTTCGTCGGCCAGCTGACCTTCGTGCGCGTCTATTCCGGCGTGCTGAACAAGGGCGACACCGTCCTGAACTCCGTCAAGGGCAAGAAGGAACGTATCGGCCGTATCGTGCAGATGCACGCCAACGAGCGCCAGGAGATCGAAGAGATCCGCGCCGGCGACATCGCTGCGTGCGTGGGCCTGAAGGACGTCACCACCGGTGAAACCCTGTGCGACCCAGCCAACCCCGTGGTGCTCGAGCGCATGGTGTTCCCCGAGCCCGTGATCGCCCAGGCCGTCGAGCCCAAGACCAAGAGCGACCAGGAAAAGATGGGTATTGCCCTGTCCCGCCTGGCTGCAGAAGACCCGTCCTTCCGCGTGCGTACCGACGAGGAATCCGGCCAGACCATCATTGCCGGCATGGGCGAACTGCACCTCGAGATCATCGTGGACCGCATGAAGCGCGAATTCAATGTGGAAGCCAACGTGGGCAAGCCCCAGGTGGCCTACCGCGAAACCATCCGCAAGTCCGTGTCCGACGTCGAAGGCAAGTTCGTGCGCCAGTCCGGCGGCAAGGGCCAGTACGGTCACGTCGTGTTCCGCATCGAGCCGAACGAGCAGGGCAAGGGCTTCGAGTTCCTGGACGAGATCAAGGGCGGTGTGGTTCCGCGCGAATACATCCCCGCGGTGCAGAAGGGTGTGGAAGAAGCCCTGAACGCCGGCGTGCTGGCTGGCTACCCGGTGGTCGACGTGAAAGTCGCCCTGACCTTCGGTTCCTACCACGACGTTGACTCCTCCGAGCAGGCGTTCAAGATGGCCGCCATCTTCGGCTTCAAGGAAGGCTGCAAGAAGGCCAACCCGGTCATCCTCGAGCCGATGATGGCCGTGGAAGTCGAGACGCCCGAAGAATACGCCGGTACCGTGATGGGCGACCTGTCCTCCAAGCGTGGTATGGTGCAGGGCATGGACGACATGGTCGGCGGCGGCAAGGCCATCAAGGCCGAGGTGCCGCTGTCCGAAATGTTCGGCTACGCCACCTCGCTGCGTTCCATGACGCAGGGTCGTGCCAACTACACGATGGAATTCAAGCAGTACGCGGAAGCTCCGCGCAACGTGTCCGAAGCCATCATCGCTGCACGCGCCAAGTAA
- the rplC gene encoding 50S ribosomal protein L3 — MSLSKHLGLLGRKVGMMRVFTDEGDAIPVTVVDVSDNRVTQVKTDANDGYVALQVTFGKRRASRVTKPQAGHLAKAGVEAGEITQEFRVTDEVAGKYAAGATLPVAELFSVGQKVDVQGTSIGKGYAGTIKRHNFGSQRASHGNSRSHNVPGSISMAQDPGRVFPGKKMTGHMGDETVTTQNLSVVRIDEARQLLMIKGAIPGAKGGFVSVRPAVKAKAVEGAK; from the coding sequence ATGAGTCTGAGCAAACACTTGGGTTTGCTGGGCCGCAAGGTGGGCATGATGCGTGTCTTCACCGATGAGGGGGATGCAATCCCCGTCACGGTGGTGGACGTGTCCGACAACCGCGTGACCCAGGTCAAGACCGACGCCAACGACGGCTATGTGGCCCTGCAGGTCACTTTCGGCAAGCGCCGCGCCTCCCGCGTGACCAAGCCGCAGGCCGGCCATCTGGCCAAGGCCGGCGTCGAAGCCGGTGAAATCACCCAGGAATTCCGCGTGACCGACGAGGTCGCCGGCAAGTACGCCGCCGGCGCCACGCTGCCTGTCGCCGAGCTGTTCTCCGTTGGCCAGAAGGTCGACGTGCAGGGCACCTCCATCGGCAAGGGCTACGCCGGTACCATCAAGCGCCACAACTTCGGTTCCCAGCGCGCTTCCCACGGTAACAGCCGTTCCCACAACGTTCCGGGTTCCATCTCCATGGCCCAGGATCCGGGTCGCGTGTTCCCTGGCAAGAAAATGACCGGCCACATGGGCGACGAGACCGTGACCACGCAGAACCTGTCCGTGGTGCGCATCGATGAAGCCCGCCAGCTGCTGATGATCAAGGGTGCCATCCCCGGCGCCAAGGGCGGCTTCGTGTCCGTCCGTCCGGCAGTCAAGGCCAAAGCAGTTGAAGGAGCCAAGTGA